A DNA window from Haloactinospora alba contains the following coding sequences:
- a CDS encoding TIGR01777 family oxidoreductase, with protein MRVAITGASGLIGTALGRSLTEDGHEVLRLVRRSPHDMAEVEWDPSGGEVDTARLDGVDAVVHLAGAPLGPARWTAEYKRRIRDSRIMGTRTLATALAAMENPPAHLLSGSAVGFYGDTGSDTATEHSPPGSGFLAGVVREWEAATEPAERAGVPVTHLRTGIVLARSGGMLGTVLPLFRLGLGGKLGNGRQFVSWISLRDEVAAIRFLLGRGDITGPVNLCAPGAVSNAAYTRAVAKAVRRPAVFTVPAFAMRAALGGFADEAALVSQRVTPQRLLDSGFSFHHSDVRTAVSDIVGGGSGP; from the coding sequence ATGCGAGTCGCTATCACAGGAGCTTCCGGACTGATCGGGACGGCGTTGGGCCGCTCCCTGACCGAGGACGGGCACGAGGTGCTGCGCCTGGTGCGGCGCAGTCCGCACGACATGGCCGAGGTGGAGTGGGACCCGTCGGGGGGCGAGGTCGACACCGCGCGGTTGGACGGTGTGGACGCTGTCGTCCACCTGGCGGGCGCGCCGCTCGGTCCCGCCAGGTGGACCGCGGAGTACAAGCGGCGGATCCGGGACAGCCGGATCATGGGCACCCGCACTCTCGCCACGGCGCTCGCCGCCATGGAGAACCCTCCGGCGCACCTGTTGTCGGGGTCCGCTGTCGGGTTCTACGGCGACACCGGCTCGGACACGGCCACCGAGCACAGTCCGCCCGGCAGCGGGTTCCTCGCCGGCGTGGTACGCGAGTGGGAGGCCGCGACCGAGCCGGCCGAGCGGGCGGGCGTTCCCGTCACCCACCTGCGCACCGGCATCGTGCTCGCCCGCTCCGGTGGCATGCTGGGGACGGTGCTCCCGCTGTTCCGGTTGGGACTGGGCGGGAAGCTCGGCAACGGTCGCCAGTTCGTGAGCTGGATCTCGCTGCGCGACGAGGTGGCAGCGATCAGGTTCCTGCTGGGGCGCGGCGACATCACCGGCCCGGTCAACCTCTGCGCCCCCGGTGCGGTCAGTAACGCCGCCTACACCCGGGCCGTCGCCAAGGCGGTGCGGCGCCCCGCCGTGTTCACCGTTCCGGCGTTCGCGATGCGCGCGGCACTGGGCGGCTTCGCGGACGAGGCCGCTCTGGTGAGCCAGCGGGTGACGCCGCAACGTCTGCTCGACTCCGGTTTCTCGTTCCACCACTCCGACGTCCGCACCGCGGTCTCCGACATCGTCGGTGGCGGGAGCGGCCCCTGA
- the lipB gene encoding lipoyl(octanoyl) transferase LipB, giving the protein MSELVYAWIGDAPVPYDQGWELQKRVHARRVADEIPDTALLLEHEPVYTAGKRTGKWDRPLTDPGAPIYDIDRGGKITWHGPGQLTVYPIVRLPDPIDVIAYVRMQEEAIIRVLAEYGLSGKRVEGRTGVWLDADPARGLIERKVAAIGCRISRGVGMHGFALNCDNDLSWFDRIVPCGIADAGVTSLSHELGRDVTVAEVLASTERHLADVLDAPSYSHTHGIDETEGLVGA; this is encoded by the coding sequence GTGAGTGAGCTCGTTTACGCCTGGATCGGCGACGCCCCCGTCCCCTACGACCAGGGGTGGGAACTGCAGAAGCGCGTGCACGCGAGACGCGTCGCCGACGAGATCCCCGATACGGCCCTTCTCCTGGAGCACGAGCCGGTGTACACCGCGGGTAAGCGCACCGGGAAATGGGACCGCCCGCTGACCGATCCCGGAGCCCCCATCTACGACATCGACCGTGGCGGCAAGATCACCTGGCACGGTCCTGGGCAGCTCACCGTGTACCCGATCGTGCGGCTCCCGGACCCGATCGACGTCATCGCCTACGTCCGGATGCAGGAGGAGGCGATCATTCGCGTCCTCGCCGAGTACGGGCTGAGCGGCAAACGCGTCGAGGGGCGCACGGGAGTGTGGTTGGACGCCGATCCCGCGCGGGGCCTGATCGAACGCAAGGTGGCCGCTATCGGTTGCCGGATCTCCCGCGGGGTGGGCATGCACGGGTTCGCACTGAACTGCGACAATGATTTGTCCTGGTTTGACCGTATCGTTCCGTGCGGGATCGCCGATGCCGGCGTCACTTCGCTCTCGCACGAGCTGGGACGCGACGTCACGGTGGCCGAGGTGCTCGCCAGCACCGAGCGCCACCTCGCGGACGTGCTCGACGCGCCCAGCTACAGCCACACACATGGCATCGACGAGACCGAGGGCCTCGTCGGCGCCTGA
- the lipA gene encoding lipoyl synthase, with translation MTVAPEGRKLLRIEARNSETPIERKPSWIKTKAKMGPEYTQLNSLVKREGLNTVCQEAGCPNIYECWEDREATFLIGGDQCTRRCDFCQIASGKPTPLDRLEPTKVADSVRKMELRYATVTGVARDDLEDGGAWLYAETVRKIHEFNPGTGVELLIPDFDSKDDQLAEVFGSRPEVLAHNVETVPRIFKRIRPAFRYERSLEVITKARNDGLVTKSNLILGMGEERHEISEAMRDLHEAGCDLLTITQYLRPSKLHHPIHRWVKPEEFVELSNEAEEIGFSGVMSGPLVRSSYRAGRLYKQAMEKREAQAATEA, from the coding sequence TTGACCGTCGCTCCTGAGGGCCGCAAGCTGCTGCGGATCGAGGCCCGCAACAGCGAGACCCCGATCGAGAGAAAACCGTCCTGGATCAAGACCAAGGCGAAGATGGGTCCGGAATACACCCAACTCAACTCGCTCGTGAAGCGCGAGGGCCTGAACACGGTCTGCCAGGAGGCCGGCTGCCCGAACATCTACGAATGCTGGGAGGATCGCGAAGCCACCTTCCTCATCGGCGGTGACCAGTGCACCCGCCGGTGCGACTTCTGCCAGATCGCGTCCGGCAAACCCACCCCGCTGGACCGGCTCGAACCGACCAAGGTCGCCGACTCGGTCCGCAAGATGGAACTGCGCTACGCCACGGTGACCGGGGTCGCCCGGGACGACCTCGAGGACGGCGGCGCCTGGTTGTACGCGGAGACGGTCCGCAAGATCCACGAGTTCAACCCGGGCACGGGCGTAGAGCTGCTGATCCCGGACTTCGACTCCAAGGACGACCAGCTCGCCGAGGTGTTCGGCTCGCGGCCCGAGGTACTGGCCCACAATGTCGAGACGGTTCCCCGGATCTTCAAACGGATCCGGCCCGCCTTCCGCTACGAGCGTTCCCTGGAGGTCATCACCAAGGCCCGTAACGACGGTCTGGTGACCAAGTCCAACCTGATCCTGGGTATGGGCGAGGAACGCCACGAGATCAGCGAGGCGATGCGCGACCTGCACGAGGCCGGCTGCGACCTGCTGACCATCACCCAGTACCTGCGGCCGTCCAAGCTGCACCACCCGATCCACCGGTGGGTCAAGCCCGAGGAGTTCGTGGAACTGTCCAACGAGGCCGAGGAGATCGGTTTCTCCGGCGTCATGTCGGGCCCGTTGGTACGCTCCTCCTACCGTGCCGGCAGGCTGTACAAGCAGGCCATGGAGAAGCGCGAGGCGCAGGCGGCCACCGAGGCGTGA
- a CDS encoding DUF4191 domain-containing protein, translating into MAKQPKDSKTAQTATESKQGKSGSQQPGRFKQIGMVARVVHKQSPRSIPTAVGIALAVLVLSIVGGFLTGWWLYWITLGVPIAFLAGFVYFSRVAQKTQYAMLDGQLGAGMAILDNLRGDWTVESGVSANRQMDVVHRAVGRPGIVLVGEGDPNRLKGLLATEKKRVSRVAHSAPIYDLQVGNGSGQVPVSRLQRHLMKLPRNLKKGEVGELRNRLNAMPASMQMPKGPMPKGAKMPKGPKPQKN; encoded by the coding sequence ATGGCGAAGCAGCCCAAAGACAGCAAGACGGCCCAGACCGCTACAGAGTCCAAGCAAGGCAAGAGCGGTTCGCAGCAACCAGGCCGGTTCAAGCAGATCGGCATGGTCGCGCGGGTTGTGCACAAACAGAGCCCGCGCAGCATACCGACCGCCGTCGGGATCGCTCTCGCGGTGCTGGTCCTCTCCATCGTGGGCGGCTTCCTCACCGGGTGGTGGCTGTACTGGATCACCCTGGGAGTTCCGATCGCGTTCCTCGCCGGGTTCGTCTACTTCTCGCGTGTGGCGCAGAAGACCCAGTACGCCATGCTGGACGGCCAGCTCGGCGCGGGGATGGCCATCCTGGACAACCTGCGTGGGGACTGGACCGTGGAGTCGGGGGTCTCCGCCAACCGGCAGATGGACGTCGTGCACCGCGCGGTCGGGCGCCCCGGCATCGTCCTCGTCGGCGAGGGGGACCCCAACCGGCTGAAGGGACTGCTCGCGACGGAGAAGAAGCGCGTGTCCCGCGTCGCCCACAGCGCCCCGATCTATGACCTGCAGGTCGGCAACGGCTCGGGGCAGGTTCCGGTCTCCCGCCTGCAGCGCCACCTGATGAAGCTGCCGCGGAACCTGAAGAAGGGCGAGGTCGGCGAGCTGCGCAACCGGCTCAACGCCATGCCCGCGTCCATGCAGATGCCCAAGGGCCCGATGCCCAAGGGCGCGAAGATGCCCAAGGGTCCGAAACCGCAGAAGAACTGA
- a CDS encoding RDD family protein, which translates to MGNGGRTGETGAYYAGERLGMPSEGSGAVPGMGRRAAGVLLDWLLSLAITLGLLGLDPTGASGAALVVFAVLTIAFLILFGTTPGKRVAGVDVAMTGERALPWPVAMLVRTVLLCLFVPALISDDDQRGLHDRAAGTVTRRF; encoded by the coding sequence ATGGGTAACGGAGGTCGTACCGGGGAGACCGGCGCGTACTACGCGGGAGAGCGGTTGGGCATGCCGTCCGAGGGGTCCGGCGCGGTTCCGGGGATGGGGCGCCGGGCAGCTGGTGTGCTGCTGGACTGGCTGCTCAGCCTGGCGATCACACTCGGTCTGCTGGGACTCGACCCGACCGGAGCCTCCGGTGCCGCGCTCGTCGTGTTCGCGGTGCTCACCATCGCGTTCCTGATCCTGTTCGGAACGACACCGGGGAAACGCGTCGCCGGCGTGGACGTCGCGATGACAGGGGAGCGGGCACTGCCCTGGCCCGTGGCGATGCTGGTGCGCACTGTGCTGCTGTGTCTGTTCGTTCCCGCGCTGATCAGCGACGACGACCAGCGCGGGCTGCACGACCGTGCCGCGGGAACCGTCACCAGGCGGTTCTGA
- the glnA gene encoding type I glutamate--ammonia ligase translates to MFNSADEALAFIRDEDVKFLDIRFTDLFGGVNHVTLPTEGVDEKTFTEGQSFDGSSVRGFQTINESDMMLLPDLSTAYVDPFREYKTLNMTFFVHDPITLESYSRDPRNIARKAEAFLAGTGIADTAFFGPEAEFYIFDDVRFETRPNTGYYEIDSAGGAWNTGSTRDGGNLGYRPRYKGGYFAVEPVDHYSDLRSRMVRHLIDAGLDVELQHHEVGTAGQAEIGIKFGTLLAEADRIQLYKYVVKNVANAAGKTVTFMPKPLHGDNGSGMHCHQSLFQNGEPLFFDETGYAQLSDSARHYIGGLLKHAPSLLAFTNPTVNSYHRLVPGYEAPINLMYSQRNRSACIRIPLAGASPKAKRLEFRVPDPSANPYLAFSAMLMAGIDGIKNKIEPPEPLDKDLYELPPEEATGIETVPASLDEALNALEADHEFLLEGGVFTPDVISTYIDYKRTEEIDSLRLRPHPREFELYYDV, encoded by the coding sequence TTGTTCAACAGCGCCGATGAGGCCCTCGCTTTCATCCGCGACGAGGACGTGAAGTTCCTCGACATCCGGTTCACCGACCTGTTCGGCGGCGTCAACCACGTAACGCTGCCCACCGAGGGCGTCGACGAGAAGACGTTCACCGAGGGCCAGTCGTTCGACGGCTCGTCGGTCCGCGGTTTCCAGACCATCAACGAGTCCGACATGATGCTGCTGCCGGACCTGAGCACCGCCTACGTGGACCCGTTCCGCGAGTACAAGACGCTGAACATGACGTTCTTCGTCCACGACCCGATCACGCTGGAGTCCTACAGCCGCGACCCGCGTAACATCGCCCGCAAGGCGGAGGCGTTCCTCGCCGGTACCGGCATCGCCGACACCGCCTTCTTCGGCCCGGAGGCCGAGTTCTACATCTTCGACGACGTCCGGTTCGAGACGCGGCCGAACACGGGCTACTACGAGATCGACTCGGCCGGCGGCGCGTGGAACACCGGAAGCACGCGCGACGGCGGCAACCTGGGGTACCGTCCGCGTTACAAGGGTGGCTACTTCGCTGTGGAGCCGGTCGACCACTACAGCGACCTGCGCTCCCGGATGGTGCGCCACCTCATCGACGCCGGGCTCGACGTGGAGCTGCAGCACCACGAGGTCGGGACCGCGGGCCAGGCCGAGATCGGAATCAAGTTCGGGACGCTGCTGGCCGAGGCCGACCGGATACAGCTCTACAAGTACGTGGTGAAGAACGTGGCCAACGCCGCCGGCAAGACGGTCACGTTCATGCCCAAGCCGCTGCACGGCGACAACGGGTCGGGCATGCACTGCCACCAGAGCCTGTTCCAGAACGGCGAACCGCTGTTCTTCGACGAGACGGGCTACGCGCAGCTCTCCGACAGCGCCCGGCACTACATCGGCGGCCTGCTCAAGCACGCCCCGAGCCTGCTGGCGTTCACCAACCCGACGGTGAACTCCTACCACCGGCTCGTTCCCGGCTACGAGGCCCCGATCAACCTCATGTACTCCCAGCGCAACCGGTCGGCCTGCATCCGGATCCCCCTCGCCGGCGCCAGCCCGAAGGCCAAGCGGCTGGAGTTCCGGGTTCCGGACCCCTCCGCCAACCCGTACCTGGCGTTCTCCGCGATGCTGATGGCCGGCATCGACGGCATCAAGAACAAGATCGAACCGCCGGAGCCGCTGGACAAGGACCTCTACGAGCTGCCGCCGGAGGAAGCCACCGGTATCGAGACGGTTCCGGCGTCGCTGGACGAGGCGTTGAACGCGCTGGAGGCCGACCACGAGTTCCTGCTCGAGGGCGGGGTCTTCACGCCGGACGTGATCTCGACCTACATCGACTACAAGCGCACCGAGGAGATCGACTCGCTGCGGCTGCGCCCGCACCCGCGCGAGTTCGAGCTCTACTACGACGTGTGA
- a CDS encoding tyrosine-type recombinase/integrase, producing the protein MPVVDTWYRTVKQPDGSTKKEKSAHYGRGKRWAVRYRDDDGKQKNPKFRTKVEAEQHLTNIKGDLQRGEYVDPKAGKVTLQAFAEEWLANLTVEESTKEAMEKRLQLHVFPHLGSQELRKLKPSVIRSWLAGLQTHLASSSTRTIFEHLSGALAAAVDDGLIARNPCASSSVKAPVPEKRKVVPWTLERVAAVEESIPPRYRAYVVPGAGCGLRQGETIGLAAEDVGFLDGTLYVRRQVKKVRNKLCFAPPKHGKEREIPLPEHVALRLSAHMAQFPPVSVTLPWRHPEGEPVTAQLIFTSRESKPLNKNYINKFVWKPALVDAGVLSHQASAREYGYHALRHHFASVLLEAGVSIRALAEYLGHADPGFTLRTYAHMMPNSEARMRGAIDRVWSMADDSHTSASAPNVRPILS; encoded by the coding sequence ATGCCGGTAGTTGACACGTGGTACCGCACCGTCAAGCAGCCCGATGGTTCGACCAAGAAAGAAAAGAGTGCGCACTACGGACGCGGGAAGCGCTGGGCAGTCCGCTACCGCGACGATGATGGGAAGCAGAAGAATCCTAAATTCCGGACCAAGGTCGAAGCTGAGCAGCACCTGACGAATATCAAGGGGGACTTGCAGCGCGGCGAGTACGTCGACCCTAAGGCTGGAAAGGTCACCCTCCAGGCGTTTGCTGAGGAGTGGCTGGCGAATTTAACCGTCGAAGAGTCCACGAAAGAAGCTATGGAGAAGCGGTTACAGCTCCATGTCTTTCCGCATCTCGGATCCCAAGAGCTACGCAAGCTCAAGCCGTCAGTCATCCGGAGTTGGCTCGCGGGACTACAGACTCACTTGGCTAGTTCGTCGACACGCACGATTTTCGAGCATCTATCAGGTGCACTTGCGGCTGCTGTCGACGATGGGCTGATTGCTAGGAATCCGTGTGCATCGAGTTCGGTTAAGGCGCCCGTCCCGGAAAAACGTAAGGTCGTTCCGTGGACCTTGGAGCGGGTAGCTGCCGTGGAAGAAAGCATACCGCCCCGCTACCGAGCGTACGTCGTTCCCGGTGCTGGATGTGGCTTGCGCCAAGGCGAGACAATCGGCTTGGCTGCTGAGGACGTGGGGTTTCTCGATGGAACACTCTATGTCCGCAGGCAGGTCAAAAAAGTGCGGAACAAGTTATGCTTCGCTCCGCCGAAGCACGGCAAAGAACGTGAGATTCCGCTTCCTGAACACGTCGCCTTGCGCCTATCGGCGCACATGGCCCAGTTCCCGCCTGTCAGCGTCACGCTCCCATGGCGCCATCCGGAAGGCGAGCCGGTCACCGCACAGTTAATTTTCACGAGCCGGGAGAGTAAGCCGCTCAACAAGAACTACATCAATAAGTTCGTGTGGAAACCTGCGTTGGTGGACGCGGGAGTCCTCTCTCACCAGGCGTCGGCCCGGGAGTATGGCTACCACGCCTTGCGTCACCACTTCGCGTCAGTGCTGCTGGAAGCCGGAGTGTCCATCAGAGCCCTGGCTGAGTACCTTGGGCACGCTGACCCGGGGTTCACGTTGCGGACGTACGCCCACATGATGCCGAACAGCGAGGCAAGGATGCGGGGAGCCATCGACCGCGTGTGGTCGATGGCCGATGACTCCCACACAAGCGCAAGTGCGCCCAATGTGCGCCCGATCCTTTCCTGA
- a CDS encoding helix-turn-helix transcriptional regulator, with amino-acid sequence MAQSDARPLWSPSELANYLGVPVTTIYRWQHIGTAPPSIRLGRHTRYRPDAVDRWLNAKENA; translated from the coding sequence ATGGCTCAGTCTGATGCGCGTCCGCTGTGGAGCCCGAGCGAGCTTGCCAACTACCTCGGCGTGCCCGTCACCACGATCTACCGGTGGCAGCACATCGGAACCGCGCCACCCAGCATCCGTCTCGGTCGCCACACGCGCTATCGCCCGGATGCCGTGGACCGGTGGCTCAATGCAAAGGAGAACGCATGA
- a CDS encoding TraR/DksA C4-type zinc finger protein, with protein sequence MNIPDSMPPLKAFDTGSAGESTLSSSAKGRASGDDGSEGEKPKESQASKVAKLARERYALFLSDDGRPYAVANDGPHLAVPLRGKAGLRSQLARIYADENNGAVPSQTALADAMTVLEGVAAGTEPRVPQLRVARHGDSIVVDLGTPDGRCVVVGPHGWQREPRSPVLFRRSGAMKSLPEPVRDGDGLATLRALLNIDEAGFRLLVAWLVAAFIPDLPHPILAFRGEQGTGKSKAAQMVIGIVDPSGAPKRTAPRDMRTWATQAFNSWALCLDNVSIVPDWLSDALCRAVTGEGVIDRALYTDDDVVVLEFRRVLAMTTIDAGALQGDLAERLLTLELNLIPEDKRREEADLDTAFSDGHAAILASLFDLLAQVVKALPDTTLTHRPRMADFARVLAAVDRVRGWNTLDSYRQSARDAVSDVLDGDPFGQAVLTLADRAGPDGVTMTAREILDAVEAPDKLPKGWPKDPTRAGTKLKRLAPTLRTVGVEIDDSQRGGNAQRKRLYAIRSTPQRLAEIEGASQRPQRPQRPHDDEHQGVSRENTMDAANPGMDAANSHSVQPSYRGDQQQQGPMDAADAMDTVSQPLSTDASRDPATSLHCPDCGEPLPPGRARCQSCFEVLQKGSE encoded by the coding sequence ATGAACATTCCGGACAGCATGCCCCCGCTTAAGGCGTTCGACACGGGAAGCGCTGGAGAAAGTACCCTGTCCAGCTCTGCCAAGGGCCGTGCTAGTGGGGACGATGGTTCCGAAGGGGAAAAACCTAAGGAGTCCCAGGCCTCCAAGGTCGCCAAGCTTGCCCGTGAGCGCTATGCGTTGTTCTTGTCCGATGATGGGCGCCCGTATGCGGTCGCCAACGATGGCCCTCATCTCGCGGTGCCGCTGCGGGGGAAAGCGGGTCTTCGTTCCCAGCTCGCCCGGATCTATGCCGATGAGAACAATGGCGCGGTTCCCTCACAAACGGCGTTGGCCGATGCCATGACCGTCCTTGAAGGGGTCGCTGCGGGCACGGAACCGCGTGTCCCCCAGTTGCGGGTGGCTCGCCATGGTGACTCCATCGTGGTCGACTTGGGCACGCCCGACGGGCGCTGCGTGGTGGTTGGCCCGCACGGCTGGCAGCGGGAGCCGCGCTCACCGGTGCTGTTTCGCCGCTCGGGTGCGATGAAATCCCTTCCCGAACCGGTGCGGGATGGCGACGGGCTCGCCACGTTGCGGGCGTTGCTCAACATCGACGAGGCGGGGTTTCGCTTGTTGGTGGCCTGGCTCGTCGCGGCGTTCATCCCGGACTTGCCCCACCCGATCCTGGCGTTTCGGGGTGAGCAGGGAACGGGCAAGTCCAAGGCCGCTCAGATGGTGATTGGGATTGTCGACCCCTCGGGCGCGCCCAAACGCACCGCCCCGCGCGATATGCGGACCTGGGCGACCCAGGCGTTCAACTCCTGGGCGTTGTGTTTGGACAACGTGTCGATCGTGCCCGACTGGCTGTCGGATGCGCTGTGCCGCGCGGTCACCGGGGAAGGGGTCATCGATCGGGCGCTGTACACCGATGATGACGTGGTGGTGTTGGAGTTTCGCCGGGTGCTAGCGATGACCACGATCGATGCCGGGGCGTTGCAAGGCGACTTGGCCGAACGGCTACTCACCCTGGAACTGAACCTGATCCCGGAAGACAAGCGCCGCGAGGAAGCCGACCTTGATACGGCCTTCAGTGACGGGCACGCGGCGATTCTGGCGAGCCTGTTCGACCTACTGGCCCAGGTGGTGAAGGCCCTTCCCGACACCACCTTGACCCACCGTCCGCGCATGGCCGACTTCGCGCGTGTGCTGGCCGCTGTCGACCGGGTGCGGGGATGGAACACGCTGGATTCCTACCGGCAAAGCGCCCGGGATGCGGTCTCAGACGTGCTGGACGGTGACCCGTTCGGGCAAGCGGTGCTCACTCTGGCTGATCGGGCCGGACCGGATGGGGTGACGATGACCGCTCGAGAGATCCTTGATGCGGTCGAGGCTCCGGACAAGCTCCCCAAGGGGTGGCCCAAGGACCCCACACGCGCGGGAACCAAGCTCAAACGGCTAGCGCCGACGTTGCGCACGGTCGGTGTGGAGATCGACGACAGCCAACGCGGAGGCAACGCCCAACGCAAACGGCTGTATGCGATCCGCTCCACACCCCAGCGGCTAGCGGAGATAGAAGGTGCATCCCAGCGTCCACAGCGTCCTCAGCGTCCACACGATGACGAGCACCAAGGGGTGAGCAGGGAAAACACGATGGACGCTGCAAACCCTGGCATGGACGCTGCCAACAGCCACAGTGTCCAGCCCAGTTATCGCGGTGACCAGCAACAACAGGGACCGATGGACGCTGCGGACGCTATGGACACTGTTTCGCAGCCGCTCTCTACCGACGCGTCCCGTGATCCTGCCACGTCTCTTCACTGTCCCGACTGTGGCGAGCCGCTACCGCCCGGGCGTGCTCGCTGCCAGTCCTGTTTCGAGGTTCTCCAGAAAGGATCGGAATGA
- a CDS encoding helix-turn-helix domain-containing protein, with protein sequence MNDSTPDQSFGPTVRAALAEHGISVRELARRVHYDHAYVSRVLAGKQRPSADLASRIDNTLDAGGALSTIAATLTPDDTDRLAHSSIYPSRVDAETVSALADVLAAQRRLEDVIGPRAVLPGTRAQLATVTRLAKEARGPHRENMVSVAAQWTQFTGWLSVALRRDRDALTLFDQAEELADEGGDATMAATATSFRGYIAWQQERYPAMLRAAQGSLHTSGAHVAQHAFDTLQAAQALGALGERDAARRRLDEAAVLTEETERQRDTARPWHYYYTRPFFLLQVGIAYLNLGDYAEAADYLSDALNRLPEDQHEADWTGEYRDALAAATEGR encoded by the coding sequence ATGAACGACTCTACCCCTGATCAGTCCTTCGGACCGACCGTACGCGCCGCCCTGGCAGAACACGGGATAAGCGTGCGGGAACTCGCTCGCCGTGTCCACTACGACCACGCCTACGTTTCCCGTGTCCTCGCTGGCAAGCAACGCCCCTCGGCCGACCTCGCGAGTCGCATTGATAACACCCTCGATGCCGGGGGCGCCCTGTCTACGATCGCGGCAACGCTCACCCCGGACGACACCGACCGTCTAGCCCACAGCAGTATCTACCCCTCACGCGTCGACGCTGAGACCGTGAGCGCGCTCGCCGACGTGCTCGCCGCCCAACGCCGTCTCGAGGACGTGATCGGCCCCCGCGCGGTACTGCCCGGAACCCGCGCGCAGCTCGCCACCGTCACCCGACTCGCCAAAGAAGCCCGAGGGCCGCACCGGGAGAATATGGTGAGCGTCGCCGCCCAGTGGACACAGTTCACTGGCTGGCTCAGCGTCGCGTTGAGACGCGATCGCGACGCCCTCACTCTCTTCGACCAAGCCGAGGAACTCGCTGACGAGGGGGGCGACGCCACGATGGCCGCTACTGCCACATCGTTCCGTGGCTATATAGCCTGGCAGCAGGAACGCTATCCAGCGATGCTGCGCGCCGCCCAAGGATCGCTCCACACTTCCGGCGCGCACGTGGCCCAGCATGCCTTCGACACACTACAGGCCGCCCAGGCGTTGGGCGCTCTGGGAGAACGGGATGCCGCGCGGCGACGCCTCGATGAAGCGGCCGTCCTGACCGAGGAGACCGAGCGGCAGCGTGACACCGCGCGCCCGTGGCACTACTACTACACCCGCCCGTTCTTCCTGCTACAGGTCGGAATCGCGTACCTGAACCTGGGCGACTATGCCGAGGCGGCAGACTACCTCTCCGATGCCCTCAACCGCCTTCCCGAGGATCAACACGAGGCCGATTGGACCGGCGAATACCGCGACGCGCTCGCGGCGGCAACCGAGGGGCGGTGA